A single region of the Chryseobacterium culicis genome encodes:
- a CDS encoding aminotransferase class I/II-fold pyridoxal phosphate-dependent enzyme yields the protein MNTKIWLSSPHMGGNEQKYINEAFEENWVAPLGPNVNGFETDLEEFLGENAKVAALSAGTAALHLALVECGIVHGDEVICQSMTFSASANPIAYCGAIPVFVDSEPDTWNMCPKALREAIEDRIQKGTKPKAIIIVHLYGMPAKMDEITAIAQEFQIPVIEDAAEALGSTYKGQACGTFGRFGVLSFNGNKIITTSGGGALVCHTQEDKDKTVFLSTQARDNAPHYQHSQIGFNYRMSNIVAGIGRGQMEVLKDRVEARRAMHNFYVDLFKNIEGVTVFSEPGDDFYSNHWLSAIIVDPETTGKNREGLRFAFLEDNIESRPLWKPMHLQPIFETSPYYGGNISEKLFDNGLCLPSGSNLSDDDRERITKVVHTYFGI from the coding sequence ATGAATACTAAAATCTGGTTATCCTCACCACATATGGGAGGGAATGAACAAAAATATATCAACGAAGCATTTGAGGAAAACTGGGTAGCCCCACTGGGACCTAATGTTAACGGATTTGAAACTGATCTGGAGGAGTTTTTAGGTGAAAATGCAAAAGTGGCAGCACTTTCTGCAGGTACTGCAGCATTACATCTTGCTCTTGTTGAATGTGGAATTGTACATGGTGATGAGGTGATCTGCCAGTCAATGACTTTCTCTGCGTCCGCCAATCCTATTGCATATTGCGGAGCAATACCTGTTTTTGTTGACAGTGAGCCGGATACATGGAATATGTGCCCGAAAGCATTAAGAGAAGCAATTGAAGACAGAATCCAGAAAGGGACAAAGCCTAAAGCAATCATTATAGTTCATCTATATGGTATGCCTGCAAAAATGGACGAAATTACAGCGATTGCTCAGGAATTTCAGATTCCTGTGATAGAAGATGCTGCTGAAGCTCTTGGTTCTACCTATAAAGGACAGGCATGCGGAACATTCGGACGTTTCGGAGTCTTAAGTTTTAATGGGAATAAAATTATTACCACTTCAGGAGGTGGAGCTTTGGTTTGTCACACTCAGGAAGATAAAGATAAAACCGTTTTCCTTTCTACACAGGCAAGAGACAATGCACCTCACTATCAGCATTCGCAGATTGGGTTCAATTATAGAATGAGCAATATTGTTGCAGGAATAGGAAGAGGACAGATGGAAGTGCTTAAGGACAGAGTGGAGGCCCGCAGAGCAATGCACAATTTCTATGTTGACCTTTTCAAGAATATTGAGGGCGTAACAGTATTTTCAGAGCCGGGAGATGATTTTTATTCAAACCATTGGTTATCTGCAATCATTGTTGATCCTGAAACTACAGGGAAAAACAGAGAAGGTTTAAGATTTGCCTTTTTAGAAGATAATATTGAATCAAGACCACTGTGGAAACCAATGCATTTACAGCCGATTTTTGAAACCTCACCTTATTATGGAGGGAATATTTCTGAAAAGCTTTTTGATAACGGATTATGTCTTCCTTCAGGCTCTAATCTGTCAGATGATGACAGAGAAAG
- a CDS encoding acetyltransferase → MYLFGASGHGKVIADIAAANDIKIKAFIDQDATKKECYGFPVLNHVPDDKEKLIISIGNNLTRKKIAEQIKNKIDVLVHPKSIISGSVKIEEGTVIMGGVVINADTTIGKHCIINTNASVDHDCVIEDFVHISPNSALAGGVKVEEGSQIGIGALVIQGIKIGKWCVIGAGAVIINDIPDYSVVVGNPGRIIKKNII, encoded by the coding sequence ATGTATTTATTTGGAGCAAGTGGACATGGAAAGGTAATTGCAGATATTGCTGCTGCTAATGACATAAAAATTAAGGCATTCATAGATCAGGATGCCACTAAAAAGGAATGCTATGGATTTCCTGTATTGAATCATGTACCGGATGATAAGGAAAAGCTTATTATTTCAATTGGAAATAACCTTACCCGCAAGAAAATCGCAGAACAAATTAAGAATAAAATTGATGTCTTAGTACACCCAAAATCAATTATTTCAGGCTCTGTGAAAATAGAAGAGGGAACTGTAATCATGGGAGGCGTTGTCATCAATGCAGATACTACCATTGGAAAACACTGTATCATCAATACCAATGCATCTGTAGATCATGATTGTGTGATTGAAGACTTTGTCCATATTTCACCCAACTCTGCACTTGCCGGAGGAGTGAAAGTAGAAGAAGGCTCTCAGATTGGAATAGGGGCTTTGGTCATTCAGGGAATCAAAATAGGAAAATGGTGTGTAATAGGTGCCGGAGCAGTTATTATTAATGATATTCCTGATTATTCAGTTGTAGTGGGAAATCCGGGGAGAATTATCAAGAAAAATATTATATAA
- a CDS encoding sugar transferase: MYKNYLKRILDFVFSLMGITLLLPIFLIVMVGLFLANDGKPFFFQSRPGKKGKVFKIIKFKTMNDKKDSHGNLLSDAERLTAIGSFVRKTSLDEIPQLINVLKGDMSLIGPRPLLVQYLPLYNEHQARRHEVRPGITGWAQVNGRNAISWNQKFDYDVWYVENISLMLDCKIFFLTAKKVFIREGVSAEGHVTIEPFQGN, encoded by the coding sequence ATGTATAAAAATTATTTAAAGAGGATTTTAGACTTTGTATTTTCTCTGATGGGAATTACCTTATTACTTCCAATTTTTCTTATTGTGATGGTAGGATTATTCCTGGCCAATGATGGAAAACCCTTTTTCTTTCAGTCAAGACCTGGGAAAAAAGGAAAGGTATTTAAGATTATAAAGTTTAAAACAATGAATGATAAAAAGGACTCCCACGGAAACCTTTTATCAGATGCAGAAAGATTAACAGCAATAGGTTCGTTCGTCCGTAAAACATCTTTGGATGAAATTCCACAGCTGATCAATGTCTTAAAGGGAGATATGTCACTTATCGGTCCCAGACCTCTTCTCGTACAATATCTGCCACTTTATAATGAACATCAGGCACGAAGACATGAAGTAAGACCCGGAATCACAGGATGGGCACAGGTAAACGGGAGAAATGCAATATCATGGAATCAAAAATTTGACTATGATGTGTGGTATGTGGAAAACATATCATTGATGCTAGATTGCAAAATCTTTTTTCTTACCGCCAAGAAAGTATTTATAAGAGAAGGAGTGTCCGCTGAAGGGCATGTAACCATAGAACCATTTCAAGGAAATTAA
- a CDS encoding O-antigen ligase family protein: MKITVNNNFIDKLFLLSVIVGNTIAISFAKPLEMNPRNFSIPYRIFIIAFSVFIIYRERRNISCKNISMISLAGFWVFYIIKLIYSFKNYPFNQDVIASQNEDLFRILFMILLPSTALLCIDYRKVDFKSITKYCISILCGLLVVNYIYGYIKLDHIFSTYYIMYGHIGASLFIISLFLLLFCKKDYKSYFLFFCLFLGLFNVIQSMARSPLIAIFVCSFYMVLLKGNKKYLLYAVTSILLFIGLIILHEQYGDGQITSFNRMYKWIAHGDTSSRGPLYTKAIEIFNSNPFLGGRILFEDGVHPHNIFLELLMATGILGLIIYFLKFLPVLQNASLFWNIKKSNIYYKLIFALFLQYFTLVQTSCNLFNIPEFLYFSSMIIGISYTAKTEEA; the protein is encoded by the coding sequence TTGAAAATTACGGTTAATAATAATTTCATTGATAAACTATTCCTGTTATCTGTTATAGTAGGAAATACTATTGCCATTTCTTTTGCCAAGCCTTTGGAAATGAATCCCAGGAACTTTTCTATTCCCTATCGAATCTTTATTATTGCCTTTTCTGTATTCATCATCTATAGAGAAAGGAGAAATATTAGTTGTAAAAATATTTCAATGATAAGCCTTGCCGGGTTTTGGGTTTTTTACATCATCAAGCTTATCTATTCGTTTAAAAACTATCCGTTTAATCAGGATGTAATAGCATCGCAGAATGAAGATCTTTTCAGAATCCTCTTTATGATCCTGTTACCAAGTACTGCTTTATTATGTATTGACTACCGTAAAGTAGATTTCAAAAGCATCACAAAGTATTGTATCAGTATTTTATGTGGTCTTCTCGTGGTAAACTATATATATGGTTATATCAAATTAGATCATATTTTTAGTACCTACTACATTATGTATGGGCATATAGGAGCCTCATTATTTATTATATCCCTATTTTTGCTTTTGTTTTGTAAAAAAGATTACAAATCCTATTTTTTATTCTTCTGCCTTTTTTTAGGGCTTTTTAATGTGATTCAATCGATGGCGAGAAGTCCGTTAATAGCTATTTTTGTATGTTCTTTTTACATGGTTCTTTTAAAAGGAAATAAAAAATATTTGCTATATGCTGTTACATCAATCTTGTTATTTATAGGGTTGATTATTCTGCATGAACAATATGGAGACGGACAAATAACAAGCTTCAACAGAATGTATAAATGGATTGCCCATGGAGATACATCCAGCAGAGGACCATTATATACCAAGGCTATTGAAATCTTTAATTCAAACCCTTTTCTGGGAGGAAGGATATTGTTTGAGGACGGAGTGCATCCCCATAATATTTTTTTAGAGCTTTTAATGGCCACCGGAATTTTAGGGTTAATTATTTATTTTCTAAAGTTTTTGCCTGTATTACAAAATGCTTCTCTATTTTGGAACATAAAAAAAAGTAATATATACTATAAATTGATTTTTGCTTTATTCCTACAATATTTTACACTTGTACAAACATCCTGTAACCTTTTTAATATACCGGAATTTTTGTACTTTAGTTCAATGATTATTGGAATTAGTTATACAGCAAAAACAGAAGAAGCCTGA
- a CDS encoding glycosyltransferase family 4 protein: MEKNIWLISKYASPPQYAKVPSRLFYLAREFKRQGNNTLMITSDSNHFTNCPETDKIYNDEEQDGVAIRWIKTKKYTKTASIDRILSWFDFERKLFSMKLSNMGKPDAVIISSLSIFSIIYGYYLKKKFGSFLVFEIRDIWPLTMTEEAGFSKSHPLVLLIGFIEKFGYKKADLVAGTMPRLDLHVEELLGYKKPFHCSPLGFDPENYSEEFLKEKNPFSEVVPPGKVIIGYAGSMGVTNALEPFIETIQMMKENSNIHFVLVGSGDLRASYEEQLKDCSNVTFLQRIQQNEVKYFLQVCDILYLSTKDSKVWDYGQSMNKVVEYMLAAKPIIASYTGYPSMINEADCGKFINSTSAEDIKNAILYYANMSAEERMEIGDRGRKWIFENRTYPVLGKKYMDAILFHSVKQKK, from the coding sequence ATGGAAAAAAATATCTGGCTAATTTCCAAATATGCCTCACCACCGCAATATGCAAAAGTACCTTCACGTTTATTTTATCTGGCAAGAGAATTTAAAAGACAGGGAAATAATACCCTCATGATCACTTCAGATTCAAATCATTTTACCAATTGTCCTGAAACTGACAAGATTTATAATGATGAAGAGCAGGATGGGGTAGCTATAAGATGGATTAAAACAAAAAAATATACCAAAACCGCATCGATAGACAGAATTTTGTCCTGGTTTGATTTTGAAAGAAAGCTTTTCTCAATGAAGCTTTCTAATATGGGAAAACCTGATGCTGTCATTATTTCTTCACTTTCAATTTTTTCTATTATTTATGGATATTATCTGAAAAAGAAGTTTGGCAGTTTTTTAGTTTTTGAAATCCGTGATATCTGGCCGTTAACGATGACGGAGGAAGCTGGCTTTTCCAAATCGCACCCTCTTGTTTTATTGATAGGATTTATCGAAAAGTTTGGATATAAAAAAGCAGATCTGGTAGCTGGAACAATGCCAAGATTGGATTTGCATGTGGAAGAATTACTGGGATACAAAAAGCCATTTCATTGCTCACCATTAGGATTTGATCCTGAAAATTATTCCGAAGAATTCCTGAAAGAAAAAAATCCTTTTTCAGAAGTTGTGCCACCCGGCAAAGTAATTATTGGCTATGCAGGCAGTATGGGAGTTACCAATGCTTTGGAACCTTTTATTGAAACAATACAAATGATGAAGGAGAACAGTAATATCCATTTTGTACTTGTTGGAAGTGGTGATCTCAGAGCATCTTATGAAGAACAGCTCAAAGATTGTTCGAACGTAACATTTTTACAAAGAATCCAGCAAAATGAAGTTAAATATTTTCTTCAGGTTTGTGATATTCTGTACTTGTCTACTAAAGATTCAAAAGTTTGGGACTACGGACAATCTATGAACAAAGTAGTGGAATATATGCTGGCTGCAAAACCTATTATTGCCTCTTATACCGGATATCCTTCTATGATTAATGAAGCGGATTGCGGTAAATTTATCAACAGTACATCTGCAGAGGATATTAAAAATGCAATCCTGTATTATGCCAATATGAGCGCAGAAGAAAGAATGGAGATAGGTGACAGAGGCAGAAAGTGGATTTTTGAAAACAGAACGTATCCGGTGCTGGGAAAAAAATATATGGATGCCATTTTATTTCATTCTGTAAAGCAAAAGAAGTAG
- the asnB gene encoding asparagine synthase (glutamine-hydrolyzing): MCGITGAIEFKRSQNLDFNEGSDLHNYIRRRGPDYYAVEKTEYADWSVTLAHSRLAIIDLSGASNQPMISEDERYTITFNGEIYNYQEIREELIANGFAFRTKGDTEVLLRAWECWGEECLNKLNGMFVFGMFDKIKGEFYLVRDRFGVKPLIYTFFDGQLLFSSSIASVAKQINQDIDLEYCSSGIRFGFFEGYEDRTPFKNVKYLLPGSLMKCKLEGELKIETKTWYSLEEQVAKKRKELESLSSDELISQGKALLENSTKIRLRSDVPLAISLSGGVDSSSIAAITAKEVDHLMAFSYGAPDHPKSEGPVINKFAKDKNINVEYIHHSYTAQEMGNIYDQTMEAQESPFLGLSIIAQHEVYKQVKERNIKVLLGGQGGDEIFAGYRKFFVVALKKAIEKKEILPGLQYFHSLALMLLFETKQIKTYWNEKNRYLKTTGKDTAFLDCLPDISLNLFENTSLSDRQISDIQKYSIPSLLRYEDRNSMYFSIESRLPFMDYRLVEFALALPDLLKIKHGYGKWILREMMKKDVPGYILKNRLKRGFDVTQNWVNDGVGERIKSNILERKDKVKDFVSDFNQLENSLSIKNLNNSNILNEAIMLDFLIDPIKKPTLQ, encoded by the coding sequence ATGTGCGGAATAACAGGAGCAATAGAATTTAAAAGATCACAAAACCTCGATTTTAATGAAGGAAGTGATTTACATAATTATATACGAAGAAGAGGGCCGGATTACTATGCAGTTGAAAAAACAGAATATGCAGATTGGTCAGTAACGTTAGCGCACTCAAGGCTGGCGATTATAGATCTTTCAGGAGCATCTAATCAGCCTATGATTTCTGAGGATGAAAGATATACTATCACTTTTAACGGTGAAATATATAACTATCAGGAAATTAGAGAAGAATTAATTGCCAATGGGTTTGCTTTCAGAACAAAAGGAGATACAGAAGTTCTTCTAAGAGCTTGGGAATGCTGGGGAGAAGAGTGCCTGAATAAACTGAACGGAATGTTTGTTTTCGGGATGTTTGATAAGATTAAAGGAGAATTTTATCTTGTAAGAGACCGATTTGGAGTGAAGCCGTTAATCTATACTTTTTTTGATGGCCAGCTGTTATTTTCCTCTTCCATTGCCTCTGTAGCGAAGCAAATAAATCAGGATATAGATTTGGAATATTGTTCCAGCGGAATAAGATTTGGTTTTTTTGAAGGATATGAAGACAGAACCCCTTTCAAGAATGTAAAATATCTTTTGCCGGGATCATTAATGAAATGCAAGCTGGAGGGAGAACTGAAAATAGAGACAAAGACATGGTATTCTCTGGAAGAGCAGGTGGCAAAAAAAAGAAAAGAACTGGAGTCATTAAGCTCAGATGAACTCATTTCCCAAGGGAAAGCCCTGTTGGAAAATTCAACAAAAATACGTCTGAGAAGTGATGTTCCTCTGGCAATTTCTTTAAGTGGAGGAGTGGACTCTTCCTCTATAGCAGCCATTACAGCGAAAGAAGTGGATCATCTAATGGCATTCAGCTATGGCGCTCCGGATCACCCGAAATCAGAAGGACCTGTTATCAACAAATTTGCAAAAGATAAAAATATTAATGTTGAGTATATTCACCACTCTTACACCGCGCAGGAGATGGGCAATATTTATGATCAGACAATGGAGGCACAAGAATCTCCATTTCTGGGATTAAGCATTATAGCACAGCATGAAGTATACAAGCAGGTAAAAGAAAGGAACATTAAAGTTTTATTAGGAGGCCAGGGAGGTGATGAAATTTTTGCCGGATACAGAAAGTTTTTCGTAGTGGCACTGAAAAAAGCGATCGAAAAAAAGGAAATCCTACCCGGCTTACAATACTTTCACTCACTGGCACTTATGCTGCTATTCGAAACCAAACAAATAAAGACCTATTGGAATGAGAAAAACAGATATCTGAAAACAACAGGAAAAGATACTGCATTCCTTGATTGCTTACCTGACATTTCTTTAAATCTGTTTGAAAATACATCTTTATCAGACAGACAGATCTCAGATATTCAAAAATATAGTATTCCTTCACTTTTAAGATATGAAGATAGAAACTCAATGTATTTTTCTATTGAAAGCAGACTGCCATTTATGGATTACAGACTGGTGGAGTTTGCTTTAGCATTGCCGGATTTGCTTAAAATTAAACATGGATATGGAAAATGGATACTACGGGAGATGATGAAGAAAGATGTACCGGGATATATCCTCAAAAACCGTTTAAAAAGAGGCTTTGATGTTACCCAGAATTGGGTGAATGATGGGGTGGGAGAAAGAATAAAATCAAATATTCTGGAGCGAAAAGATAAAGTAAAAGATTTTGTATCAGACTTTAATCAGCTTGAAAACAGCCTGAGCATTAAAAATCTTAATAACAGCAATATTTTGAATGAAGCAATTATGCTTGATTTCCTAATTGATCCAATTAAAAAACCAACCTTGCAGTAA
- a CDS encoding glycosyltransferase — protein sequence MNKKYRFHICHLTSVHPRNDSRIFHKMCKSLASKDVKVTLVVADGKGNEVIDNVEIIDIGAPSGRIKRITQTTAKIFNKAKELNADVFHLHDPELLLIAKKLKKLNKKVIFDSHEDTVNTILVSPYLKSPVSNIISLFYENFERYACKKIDGVIGATPHIENYFKKFAKQTENINNYPILSDKKQEHISWDQKKNEVCYVGSIDDTRGIKELMDSLEITKSEARLNLAGMYSSPTLEKEVKEHKNYHLVNDFGYINSEDVENIYNRSMVGVVTLHPIPTFLVSLPIKMFEYMVAGIPFIASDFPYWRSLLKGSDCCIFVDPQKPKEIADAIDYFMLNKETAKQMGEVGQKLVYENFSWESQSDKLLTFYQKVLSN from the coding sequence ATGAATAAAAAATATAGATTTCACATATGCCATCTCACGAGTGTCCATCCAAGAAATGATTCCAGGATATTTCATAAGATGTGTAAAAGTCTGGCATCCAAAGATGTTAAGGTAACCTTAGTTGTTGCTGACGGTAAAGGTAATGAGGTGATAGACAATGTGGAAATTATAGATATAGGTGCCCCATCAGGTAGAATAAAAAGAATTACACAGACTACAGCTAAAATTTTTAATAAAGCTAAGGAACTCAATGCAGATGTATTTCATCTGCATGATCCCGAATTGCTTTTAATAGCGAAGAAACTAAAAAAGCTAAATAAAAAAGTAATCTTTGATTCTCACGAAGATACGGTAAATACTATTTTGGTTTCACCCTATTTAAAATCTCCTGTTTCAAATATCATCTCCCTGTTCTATGAGAATTTCGAGCGTTATGCCTGTAAAAAAATAGATGGGGTGATTGGGGCTACTCCTCATATTGAAAATTATTTTAAAAAGTTTGCCAAACAAACAGAAAATATCAATAACTATCCCATCTTATCCGATAAGAAACAAGAACATATTTCCTGGGATCAAAAAAAGAATGAAGTATGTTATGTGGGATCTATTGATGATACAAGAGGAATTAAAGAACTTATGGATTCATTGGAGATTACAAAATCAGAGGCCAGACTGAATCTTGCGGGAATGTATTCTTCTCCTACGCTGGAAAAAGAAGTAAAAGAACATAAGAATTATCATCTTGTTAATGATTTTGGATACATAAACTCTGAAGACGTAGAAAATATCTATAACCGTTCTATGGTAGGAGTGGTTACTTTACATCCGATCCCAACATTTTTGGTGAGTCTTCCAATAAAAATGTTCGAATACATGGTGGCAGGAATTCCTTTTATTGCCTCAGATTTTCCCTATTGGAGAAGTTTATTGAAAGGAAGTGACTGTTGTATTTTTGTAGACCCTCAAAAACCTAAGGAAATAGCAGATGCTATTGATTATTTCATGCTTAATAAAGAAACAGCGAAACAAATGGGTGAAGTGGGACAAAAGTTAGTCTATGAAAATTTTTCATGGGAAAGCCAGTCTGACAAATTATTAACGTTTTATCAAAAAGTTTTATCAAACTAA